The proteins below come from a single Comamonas antarctica genomic window:
- a CDS encoding Bug family tripartite tricarboxylate transporter substrate binding protein: MTHRPTPSRRHFLGRAGGALALAGLMAGIAPAAHAQPQPLLDGPLRIIVGYAPGGATDRVARIVGDKLGARLGVPVIVENKSGAGGRLAAQQVKATPANQNVLMLANPAVMVVAPLVFKDNGYDAERDFVPVSHVNTYDFALAVSPSLPVRNLGELLEWLRAHPQQANFGVPATGSLPHFFALMAGAKAGVPTQVVGYRGSAPLLNDLLGNQVPVAVDTLDVVVAQHEAGKLRILALSGAQRSPFAPGIPTFKEAGLDLAATGWNTFFAPASMPKDKVERLARAIHDVMQEPETASRFKDAMMVPVVSTQAETVKMLHAYRAQWAPVVQKSGYQP; encoded by the coding sequence ATGACTCACCGCCCGACGCCTTCGCGCCGCCACTTCCTGGGCCGCGCCGGCGGCGCCCTCGCCCTGGCCGGCCTGATGGCCGGCATCGCGCCCGCCGCGCACGCCCAGCCCCAGCCGCTGCTCGACGGCCCGCTGCGCATCATCGTCGGTTATGCACCCGGAGGCGCCACCGACCGCGTGGCGCGCATCGTCGGCGACAAGCTCGGCGCGCGCCTGGGCGTGCCCGTGATCGTCGAGAACAAATCGGGTGCGGGCGGCCGCCTCGCGGCGCAGCAGGTCAAGGCCACGCCCGCCAACCAGAATGTGCTGATGCTGGCCAACCCCGCGGTCATGGTGGTCGCGCCCCTGGTATTCAAGGACAACGGCTACGACGCCGAGCGCGACTTCGTGCCGGTCTCGCATGTCAACACCTACGATTTCGCGCTGGCGGTGTCGCCCAGCCTGCCCGTGCGCAACCTGGGCGAGCTGCTGGAGTGGCTGCGCGCCCATCCGCAGCAGGCCAACTTCGGCGTGCCCGCCACCGGCAGCCTGCCGCATTTCTTTGCGCTGATGGCCGGCGCGAAAGCCGGCGTGCCCACGCAGGTCGTCGGCTACCGCGGTTCGGCGCCGCTGCTCAACGACCTGCTCGGCAACCAGGTGCCGGTCGCGGTCGACACGCTCGATGTCGTCGTCGCCCAGCATGAAGCCGGCAAGTTGCGCATCCTGGCGCTGTCGGGCGCGCAGCGCTCGCCGTTCGCACCCGGCATTCCCACCTTCAAGGAAGCCGGGCTGGACCTGGCGGCCACCGGCTGGAACACCTTCTTTGCGCCGGCGAGCATGCCCAAGGACAAGGTGGAGCGCCTGGCGCGCGCCATCCATGACGTCATGCAGGAGCCCGAAACCGCCAGCCGCTTCAAGGACGCGATGATGGTTCCCGTGGTCAGCACGCAGGCCGAAACGGTCAAGATGCTCCACGCCTACCGCGCGCAATGGGCGCCGGTGGTGCAGAAGTCCGGCTACCAGCCCTGA
- a CDS encoding sulfatase family protein, which translates to MTRPNIIFIVADDLGYADLGCYGGRDAEFGPVSPVLDQMAAGGLKLTQGYSNSPVCSPTRFALITGRYQYRLRGAAEEPIRSDSRGSSTLGMPPEHPTLPSLLRDGGYRTALIGKWHLGYPPHFGPLRSGYEEFFGPLSGGIDYFTHCDSRGSHDLWNGAEAAQSEGYLTDLLSQRAVDYVGRMAQQDAPFFLSLHYTAPHWPWETRDDAARAPTVKDNLFDLSGGNIHTYRRMIHHMDEGIGRVMAALKQHGLAENTLVIFTSDNGGERFSDSWPLVGGKMDLTEGGIRVPWIAHWPAVIKPGSESRQLCMTMDWSATILDAAGVSAAPAYPLDGVSLLPVLREPGHSFARPLHWRMNHRGQQALRDGDWKYLCVDGNEYLFNIPADERERANQAGRDPERLARMRAAWETWNASMPAIAADATISLGYSTKDMPQR; encoded by the coding sequence ATGACACGACCCAACATCATCTTCATCGTTGCCGACGATCTCGGCTACGCCGACCTGGGCTGCTACGGCGGCCGCGACGCCGAATTCGGCCCGGTCTCCCCCGTGCTCGACCAGATGGCGGCTGGCGGCCTCAAACTGACTCAGGGCTACTCGAACTCTCCGGTGTGCTCGCCCACGCGTTTCGCGCTGATCACCGGCCGCTACCAGTACCGCCTGCGCGGCGCGGCCGAGGAGCCGATCCGCAGCGACAGCCGCGGCAGCAGCACGCTGGGCATGCCGCCGGAGCATCCGACCCTGCCCTCGCTGCTGCGCGATGGCGGCTACCGCACGGCGCTGATCGGCAAGTGGCATCTGGGCTATCCGCCGCACTTCGGTCCGCTGCGTTCGGGCTACGAGGAGTTCTTCGGCCCGCTGTCGGGCGGCATCGACTATTTCACGCACTGCGACTCGCGCGGCAGCCACGACCTGTGGAATGGTGCGGAGGCTGCGCAGTCCGAGGGCTATCTCACCGACCTGCTGTCGCAGCGCGCAGTCGATTACGTCGGCCGCATGGCGCAGCAGGACGCGCCCTTCTTCCTGAGCCTGCACTACACCGCGCCGCACTGGCCCTGGGAGACGCGCGACGACGCGGCCCGCGCGCCCACGGTGAAGGACAACCTGTTCGACCTCTCGGGCGGCAACATCCACACCTACCGCCGCATGATCCACCACATGGATGAAGGCATAGGCCGGGTGATGGCGGCACTGAAGCAGCATGGGCTGGCCGAGAACACGCTGGTGATCTTCACCAGCGACAACGGCGGCGAACGCTTTTCCGACAGCTGGCCGCTGGTCGGCGGCAAGATGGACCTGACCGAAGGCGGTATCCGCGTGCCGTGGATTGCCCACTGGCCGGCCGTGATCAAGCCCGGCAGCGAGAGCCGGCAGCTGTGCATGACCATGGACTGGTCGGCCACCATCCTCGATGCGGCAGGCGTTTCGGCCGCGCCCGCTTACCCGCTCGATGGCGTATCGCTGCTGCCCGTGCTGCGCGAGCCCGGCCACAGCTTCGCGCGCCCGCTGCACTGGCGCATGAACCACCGCGGCCAGCAGGCGCTGCGCGACGGCGACTGGAAGTACCTGTGCGTCGACGGCAACGAGTACCTGTTCAACATTCCCGCCGACGAACGCGAACGCGCCAACCAGGCCGGCCGCGACCCCGAGCGGCTGGCCCGGATGCGCGCCGCGTGGGAAACGTGGAATGCAAGCATGCCCGCGATCGCGGCCGACGCGACCATCAGCCTCGGTTACTCGACCAAGGACATGCCGCAGCGCTGA